In Pigmentibacter ruber, a genomic segment contains:
- a CDS encoding type VI secretion system protein TssA — protein MEINLLNISQLLEPISKNFPCGEDVMYDESFLQIKRDRQQPENENLGVWVLSDSKETNWNRIEYLCLDLLKNKTKDLMVCCYLLESRLKQYGILGLANSCELLLSISTKYWENVFPQLQEESDSRKSPYLWLDEKLPYLLKILPLFQIKNSNKFIFFKDIELFMGKKETSDSLQILLQQDDFEILLVIQDELQELEKNLKKLKEFLFSEKIIEENIFGKIFEVTQYIKKFVSSQLKVTKSGEAKNDNLQDSKFHNFEKEIYYEKVENSGLNRNDIYNNLRKYADMLLELEPHSPVPLIVLRALKWQNRSFLEIVFEVLKISSDQNSLFALFEDSQKQERFSSHEDENQYD, from the coding sequence ATGGAAATAAATCTTTTAAATATCTCGCAGCTTTTAGAACCGATAAGTAAAAATTTTCCATGTGGCGAAGATGTTATGTATGATGAAAGTTTTTTGCAAATTAAAAGAGATAGACAACAACCAGAAAATGAAAATTTAGGAGTTTGGGTTTTATCAGATAGTAAGGAAACTAATTGGAATAGAATTGAATATTTGTGCTTAGATTTGTTAAAGAATAAAACAAAAGATCTGATGGTTTGTTGTTATTTATTAGAGTCAAGATTAAAACAATATGGTATTTTAGGTTTAGCTAATTCATGTGAGCTTTTATTATCTATAAGTACTAAATATTGGGAAAACGTTTTTCCCCAATTGCAAGAAGAAAGTGATTCTAGAAAATCTCCATATCTTTGGCTAGATGAAAAATTGCCATATTTATTAAAAATACTTCCTTTATTTCAAATCAAAAATTCAAACAAATTTATCTTTTTTAAAGATATAGAATTATTTATGGGAAAAAAAGAGACTTCTGACTCTTTGCAAATATTACTTCAACAGGATGATTTTGAAATTCTCCTAGTAATACAAGATGAATTGCAAGAATTGGAAAAGAACCTAAAAAAATTAAAAGAATTTTTATTTTCTGAAAAAATAATTGAGGAAAACATATTTGGAAAAATTTTTGAAGTTACCCAATATATAAAAAAATTTGTTTCATCACAATTAAAAGTAACAAAAAGTGGGGAGGCAAAAAATGATAATTTACAAGATAGTAAATTTCATAATTTTGAAAAAGAAATTTATTATGAAAAAGTTGAAAATTCTGGATTAAATAGGAATGATATTTATAATAATTTAAGAAAGTACGCTGATATGCTTCTTGAATTAGAGCCACACAGTCCTGTTCCTTTGATTGTATTACGTGCACTAAAATGGCAAAACAGATCTTTTCTTGAGATTGTATTTGAAGTTCTTAAAATATCGAGTGATCAAAATAGTCTTTTCGCATTGTTTGAAGATTCTCAAAAACAAGAAAGGTTTTCAAGTCACGAAGATGAAAATCAATATGATTAA
- a CDS encoding DUF4280 domain-containing protein has product MPCPLSCTAGQIQCSFGMIPAVFNALPDSMVFMPTPAGKIMDNIPMVNIPPFGMCQSPANPMVVALTAAALGVFTPAPCIPAISAPWLTTSPTVLMGGKPALDINSKGICMWGGMISFLNPGQTQVL; this is encoded by the coding sequence ATGCCATGTCCACTTTCATGTACAGCGGGTCAAATCCAATGTAGTTTTGGAATGATTCCAGCTGTTTTTAATGCTTTGCCTGATTCTATGGTATTTATGCCAACACCTGCAGGAAAAATTATGGATAATATACCTATGGTTAATATCCCGCCATTTGGGATGTGCCAGTCTCCAGCCAATCCCATGGTTGTTGCTTTAACTGCAGCGGCTCTAGGGGTTTTTACTCCAGCACCTTGTATACCAGCTATTTCAGCTCCATGGCTGACAACTTCACCAACAGTTCTAATGGGTGGAAAACCAGCTTTAGATATAAATTCAAAAGGAATATGTATGTGGGGTGGAATGATATCTTTTTTAAATCCAGGACAAACTCAAGTTTTATAG
- a CDS encoding toxin-antitoxin system YwqK family antitoxin, which yields MNSNDSLQEIKEYYDNGNLKSICHKNNFGLNGDFKLYHMNGKEKQISYYLNGLLQGKTTIWDEFGNTLYEMEFLSNKLNGPFIVYSQGIKNICMLYINGTLNGKYEVYSSNGNLIQSSTYFNNLLEGESKYFNETTNTLIKQEFYRKGKLSGTVTTFYPNQNKMLEQEYIDGTLNGFSKFYSLAGTLTECKAYQNGKIIYQKNFDSEGNEISSSKLPSFKLSFMNKFLTKILSYKT from the coding sequence ATGAATTCAAATGATAGTTTGCAGGAAATTAAAGAATACTATGATAATGGTAATTTAAAAAGTATTTGTCATAAAAATAATTTCGGATTGAATGGCGACTTTAAACTCTATCACATGAATGGTAAAGAAAAACAAATTTCTTACTACTTGAATGGGTTACTACAAGGAAAGACAACAATTTGGGATGAATTTGGCAATACACTCTATGAAATGGAATTTTTATCTAATAAACTAAATGGCCCATTCATTGTTTACTCTCAAGGAATAAAAAATATTTGTATGCTTTATATAAATGGCACTTTAAATGGTAAATATGAAGTATATTCTAGCAATGGAAATTTAATTCAATCGTCTACATATTTTAATAATTTACTTGAAGGTGAGAGCAAGTATTTTAATGAAACAACAAATACATTAATTAAACAAGAATTCTATCGAAAAGGAAAACTTTCAGGAACTGTTACTACATTCTATCCAAATCAAAATAAAATGTTAGAGCAAGAGTATATAGATGGAACTTTAAATGGATTTTCTAAATTTTACTCTCTTGCAGGAACTTTAACTGAATGTAAAGCATATCAAAATGGAAAAATAATATATCAAAAGAATTTTGATTCAGAAGGAAATGAAATCTCAAGTTCAAAATTACCAAGTTTCAAATTATCATTTATGAATAAATTTCTCACAAAAATATTGAGCTATAAAACTTGA